From Aedes albopictus strain Foshan chromosome 1, AalbF5, whole genome shotgun sequence, one genomic window encodes:
- the LOC134287219 gene encoding luciferin sulfotransferase-like: MNIEYRKLDRDLQERLDGFFRTNNSLVEVHPGRVLMPSKFQEIGEDIKNFEIRSDDVWLHSYPRTGSTWAQEMIWLLGNDLDYEGAKNIQQVRTPLLELSAIFSEDRSVEDFVTEHKKVNSVTCVHNMPSPRFVKCHLPWQLLPNEMDQVRPKMIYIARNPKDLCVSYYYYCQLIHQTDGSFEDFCEIFLADNAPIGPMWAHMLSFWKRRNQPNILFLKYEDMKRNLPTVIRQTAEFMNVGRNLTDEDVQQLCDHLQFDRMQKNPAVNMEPLMKNSAQIDDKASVKFIRKGAIGDWKNHMSEELSRRFDAWISEHFDGTGLEFDYE; the protein is encoded by the exons ATGAACATAGAGTACCGTAAGCTAGACCGAGATCTTCAAGAGCGGTTGGATGGATTTTTTCGTACCAATAATTCCCTGGTTGAAGTCCATCCGGGGCGAGTGTTGATGCCCAGCAAGTTCCAGGAAATCGGTGAAGACATCAAGAACTTCGAAATTCGATCAGATGACGTGTGGTTGCACTCTTATCCGAGGACGGGTTCGACCTGGGCACAGGAAATGATTTGGCTACTGGGGAATGACCTGGACTACGAGGGAGCCAAGAACATCCAACAGGTGCGGACGCCCCTGTTGGAGTTGTCTGCCATATTCTCCGAGGATCGAAGCGTTGAGGACTTTGTAAC GGAACACAAGAAGGTCAACTCCGTAACGTGCGTCCACAACATGCCCAGTCCACGGTTTGTCAAGTGTCATCTACCCTGGCAACTTCTTCCGAATGAGATGGACCAGGTGCGACCCAAGATGATCTACATAGCCAGGAACCCGAAGGACCTGTGCGTCTCTTACTATTACTACTGTCAGTTGATTCACCAGACCGACGGAAGCTTCGAGGACTTCTGTGAAATCTTCCTGGCCGACAACGCCCCCATCGGGCCGATGTGGGCCCATATGCTGTCGTTTTGGAAGCGTCGCAATCAACCGAACATCCTGTTCCTGAAGTACGAGGACATGAAGCGTAATCTCCCTACCGTAATCCGCCAGACTGCCGAATTCATGAACGTCGGTCGCAACCTTACGGATGAGGACGTCCAGCAGCTGTGCGATCACCTGCAGTTTGACAGGATGCAAAAGAACCCGGCCGTCAACATGGAACCCCTGATGAAGAACTCGGCACAGATCGACGATAAGGCCAGTGTCAAGTTCATCCGAAAAGGCGCTATCGGTGATTGGAAGAACCACATGAGTGAGGAACTTTCACGACGATTCGATGCCTGGATCAGTGAACACTTTGACGGGACGGGACTGGAGTTTGACTATGAGTAA